One window from the genome of Eucalyptus grandis isolate ANBG69807.140 chromosome 7, ASM1654582v1, whole genome shotgun sequence encodes:
- the LOC104455269 gene encoding disease resistance protein RUN1-like isoform X2 codes for MREQSGQFTRIGQSEKGFGQKNADKVRRWRDALRKAGNLTGWPLGDRFEAEFINSIVEKISRRLSRSCTNLLAFHSVGLDSQVQTLCSFLKLEVEEVRIVGISGSSGIGKTTLVRALYHQIADQFDRSCFLADVKDISSRDGLVKMQETILVTFLVVEFLSLATILL; via the exons ATGCGCGAGCAGTCTGGACAGTTCACGCGGATCGGCCAAAGCGAGAAGGGTTTCGGGCAGAAGAATGCCGACAAGGTCCGGAGGTGGAGAGACGCTCTCCGCAAAGCTGGCAATCTTACTGGTTGGCCTCTTGGAGACAG ATTTGAAGCTGAATTCATCAATTCCATTGTGGAGAAAATCTCAAGAAGATTGAGCCGCTCATGCACAAACCTGCTTGCTTTCCATTCAGTCGGGTTAGATTCTCAAGTACAAACCTTGTGCTCCTTTCTCAAGTTAGAGGTTGAGGAGGTCCGAATCGTGGGAATTTCCGGGAGTAGTGGAATAGGTAAGACGACACTTGTGAGAGCTTTGTACCACCAAATTGCAGATCAATTTGATCGGAGTTGCTTCCTTGCGGACGTGAAGGATATCTCGAGCCGAGACGGCCTTGTCAAAATGCAGGAGACCATTTTGGTGACATTCTTGGTGGTGGAGTTTCTGAGCTTGGCAACGATATTACTATAG
- the LOC104455269 gene encoding TMV resistance protein N-like isoform X1, with protein MGSFLNGKSVEEWQGAFDRLKEIPQGKVHQILRIAIDGLEANERMIFLDIACFLNGYDKEEIIRSLDQCCVHANSGIEILAQKSLIYIDENNKIWMHDMLREMGRRIVIRECPKNPSKRSRIWCHEDALRLFSQNSGTDAIEGIKLDKIDVQDLILNADSFKNMKKLRLFMMDNHVLHCGPAGHLSEKLWRCFVRNNNNILLS; from the exons ATGGGTTCTTTCTTGAATGGCAAAAGTGTTGAAGAATGGCAAGGAGCTTTTGATCGATTGAAAGAAATTCCTCAGGGAAAGGTTCATCAAATATTGAGGATTGCCATTGATGGCTTAGAGGCCAACGAGAGGATGatttttcttgacattgcaTGTTTTCTTAATGGATATGACAAAGAAGAGATAATCAGGTCCCTAGATCAATGTTGTGTCCATGCCAATAGTGGTATTGAGATCTTGGCTCAAAAGTCGCTCATATACAttgatgaaaataacaaaatttggaTGCATGATATGCTTCGAGAAATGGGTAGAAGAATTGTGATTCGAGAGTGCCCTAAAAATCCCAGCAAGCGAAGTAGAATATGGTGTCATGAGGATGCTCTACGATTGTTTAGTCAAAATTCG GGAACAGATGCCATTGAAGGCATTAAACTAGACAAGATTGATGTACAAGACTTGATCTTGAATGCAGACTCGTTCAAAAATATGAAGAAGCTCAGGTTATTCATGATGGATAATCATGTCCTTCATTGTGGACCAGCTGGACATCTATCGGAAAAGTTGTGGAGATGTTTCGTACGAAACAACAATAATATCTTATTATCTTGA